From a region of the Thermodesulfobacteriota bacterium genome:
- a CDS encoding FHA domain-containing protein gives MGVPILVVTLGSKIVERKKLDQEVISIGRAQENDIVINNLSVSRYHAVIYNKGGRVVIKDLASANGTFVNGSKIDESELWIGDAVLIGKHLIKFSRDEESRTEDRVAFQDEGGTVMVDARTQEKLLERLKNDPFKAARLILSDGREVEINSDYFTVGKGNGSNLKIDGFFIKNPHAKIIKLPDGSYRIISMGSFLRPSTVNGNKVKERVLRDGDIIKIGGNEMMFVLSRK, from the coding sequence ATGGGAGTCCCTATACTTGTCGTTACATTAGGCTCAAAAATAGTCGAAAGGAAAAAACTTGACCAGGAGGTTATCTCCATAGGGAGGGCACAGGAGAACGATATTGTCATAAACAACCTCTCTGTTTCCAGATACCACGCGGTTATTTACAACAAAGGCGGCCGGGTGGTCATCAAAGACCTAGCCAGCGCAAACGGTACATTCGTAAACGGCTCGAAAATCGACGAAAGTGAATTATGGATCGGGGATGCAGTGCTCATTGGAAAGCATCTGATCAAATTCAGCCGCGACGAGGAATCAAGGACTGAGGACCGCGTCGCATTTCAAGATGAGGGCGGCACGGTTATGGTAGATGCCCGAACCCAGGAAAAACTTCTAGAGAGACTGAAAAACGACCCATTCAAAGCGGCCAGGTTAATACTGTCCGACGGCCGGGAAGTCGAGATTAATAGCGATTACTTCACCGTAGGTAAGGGAAACGGTTCTAACCTGAAGATAGACGGATTTTTCATAAAAAACCCCCATGCAAAGATCATCAAGCTGCCCGACGGTTCGTACAGGATAATCAGTATGGGCTCCTTTCTAAGGCCGAGCACCGTCAACGGAAATAAGGTCAAGGAGAGGGTACTTAGAGACGGAGACATAATTAAAATAGGCGGGAATGAGATGATGTTTGTCCTGTCTAGAAAATAA
- a CDS encoding Stp1/IreP family PP2C-type Ser/Thr phosphatase — MEENDKYLAISCLSDVGRKRENNEDSFLYIRLSGEDGHSGYLMAVADGMGGHQAGEVASRRLVDVLKEYVASNPVEDNNIPKLLKDAITEANRSIYETAGKTPELKGMGTTCTALVLAQGRANIAHVGDSRAYLVRRYKARKLTKDHTVAERMMESGIMSPEEAKICPERNILLRAVGTNSDVEVDLVPPIDIIPGDVLVLCSDGLTEFVEEDEIAEIVNLYPPGRACQVMINMANNRGGTDNITVLVVQVLGSSIGTSRIVSGIKSLFDRIK; from the coding sequence ATGGAAGAAAACGACAAATATCTGGCCATAAGCTGCCTTAGCGACGTAGGTAGGAAAAGGGAGAATAACGAGGACTCATTCCTGTACATCAGGTTAAGCGGAGAAGACGGGCATTCCGGCTACCTTATGGCAGTAGCAGATGGCATGGGTGGGCATCAGGCCGGGGAAGTGGCCAGCCGCCGTTTGGTCGACGTCTTAAAAGAGTATGTCGCTTCTAACCCGGTCGAAGATAACAACATCCCCAAGCTTCTAAAAGATGCAATAACCGAGGCCAACCGTTCCATATACGAGACGGCTGGCAAAACCCCTGAACTCAAGGGCATGGGAACGACTTGTACTGCATTGGTTTTGGCCCAGGGAAGGGCAAACATAGCCCATGTTGGGGATAGTCGTGCGTACCTGGTGAGGAGGTACAAGGCTAGGAAGCTGACCAAAGACCACACTGTAGCAGAGCGAATGATGGAATCAGGGATTATGTCCCCAGAAGAGGCCAAGATTTGCCCAGAGCGAAACATACTTTTACGGGCAGTCGGTACGAATTCCGACGTGGAGGTGGATTTGGTCCCTCCGATAGACATTATTCCAGGCGACGTTTTGGTGCTATGCTCGGACGGCCTCACCGAGTTCGTGGAAGAAGACGAGATTGCAGAGATAGTAAACCTATATCCACCGGGTAGGGCTTGCCAGGTAATGATTAATATGGCCAATAATCGCGGCGGGACAGACAACATCACGGTTCTGGTAGTACAAGTTTTAGGAAGTTCCATAGGCACATCTCGAATAGTATCCGGCATAAAGAGTCTCTTTGACCGAATCAAATGA
- a CDS encoding serine/threonine-protein kinase: MTRIIGKTIGNYRITEEIGHGGMGRVYKGIHMTLDRVAAIKMINPGLLGDLEVINRFYKEAKIQAQLNHPNIVTVYDFLEVESGYFIVMEYVHGESLGKILWEHGPLGTPVAISVFKQILDGIGYAHSKGVIHRDIKPNNFLLTPSLVKITDFGIAQIICDTGLNANEGVVGTPKYMSPEQILGEKTDHRSDIYSLGITLYEMLAGRVPFGGDSDSDYEIKRGHIELPPPPLSRIKPDIPGELENIVFRALAKRPEERFQSIDEFFLALEKLKDSKKDSLVRDLESLHLFEKDSIKGPEEGNPAEEPYSEEEFEEIGMISSTSYPNLLLSIYREKKSGFLVVDSEIKLKIYFLEGVIVFVEGQDYRLTLGEILVSKAKITKADREKALSFAHDTGLKIGEALIKLGKITPHELNSTLESQLKEKLISGFKCEVGFYGFKHTSNFTFEATYKINPIQVIYEGVSRIIKNGQIPHNSFYDMNSSVIPCPDMGEELKKLIFNSPRELKLANLLREELTLKSIISASPLNASDTLRFLYFLYLAGLVEIPSKNAPAKNTKQPKDINLTYDKTQILTEQEIERLTEQASLRERLRKH; encoded by the coding sequence ATGACAAGAATAATCGGCAAAACCATAGGCAACTACAGGATAACCGAAGAGATCGGACACGGCGGCATGGGCCGGGTTTATAAGGGAATCCATATGACTCTAGACCGTGTAGCCGCCATAAAGATGATTAACCCCGGTCTGCTGGGCGACCTGGAAGTTATAAACAGATTCTACAAAGAAGCCAAAATCCAGGCTCAATTGAATCATCCTAACATAGTCACCGTGTATGATTTTCTGGAAGTAGAAAGCGGGTACTTCATAGTCATGGAATACGTTCACGGAGAGAGTCTTGGAAAGATACTCTGGGAGCATGGCCCACTGGGGACTCCGGTAGCAATTTCCGTGTTTAAACAGATTCTCGATGGAATTGGTTACGCCCACTCAAAGGGAGTCATACATAGAGATATAAAGCCCAACAATTTTCTCTTGACCCCGAGCCTGGTGAAGATCACCGATTTCGGCATCGCCCAGATCATATGCGACACCGGGTTAAATGCAAACGAAGGTGTTGTAGGAACGCCGAAATATATGTCTCCTGAGCAAATCCTTGGGGAAAAAACCGACCATAGGTCGGATATATACTCTCTAGGAATCACTTTATACGAGATGCTTGCTGGTCGTGTTCCCTTCGGCGGTGATTCGGACTCAGATTATGAAATAAAAAGGGGGCATATCGAGCTTCCCCCTCCTCCCCTCTCCAGAATAAAACCAGACATACCCGGGGAACTTGAAAACATAGTCTTCAGGGCGCTGGCAAAAAGGCCCGAGGAGAGATTTCAATCAATCGACGAGTTTTTCCTTGCTCTTGAAAAACTGAAGGACAGTAAAAAGGATTCGTTAGTCAGAGATTTGGAATCACTCCATTTATTCGAGAAAGATTCGATTAAAGGCCCAGAAGAAGGGAATCCGGCGGAAGAACCCTACAGCGAGGAAGAATTTGAAGAAATCGGCATGATTAGCAGTACATCCTATCCTAATCTTTTACTGTCCATCTATCGTGAAAAGAAAAGCGGCTTTTTGGTAGTCGATTCCGAGATAAAACTCAAGATTTATTTCCTGGAAGGAGTGATAGTCTTCGTCGAGGGGCAGGATTATAGACTCACCTTGGGAGAAATATTGGTCAGTAAAGCCAAAATCACCAAGGCTGATCGGGAAAAAGCTTTAAGCTTTGCCCATGACACCGGCCTGAAGATAGGGGAAGCGCTCATCAAACTTGGAAAAATCACCCCGCACGAGCTTAATAGCACGCTTGAATCCCAGCTCAAGGAAAAGTTGATAAGCGGATTTAAATGTGAGGTGGGCTTTTATGGATTCAAACACACCAGCAATTTCACTTTTGAAGCAACATATAAGATCAACCCGATACAAGTTATCTACGAGGGAGTAAGTCGCATCATTAAAAACGGCCAAATTCCACATAACTCCTTTTACGACATGAACTCCTCCGTAATTCCATGCCCGGATATGGGAGAGGAGCTGAAAAAGTTGATTTTTAACTCCCCGAGAGAGTTAAAGCTGGCCAACCTTCTCCGAGAAGAGCTCACCCTGAAAAGCATAATTTCAGCGAGCCCACTCAATGCCAGCGATACCTTAAGGTTCTTATATTTTCTATACCTAGC